The following are encoded in a window of Amaranthus tricolor cultivar Red isolate AtriRed21 chromosome 2, ASM2621246v1, whole genome shotgun sequence genomic DNA:
- the LOC130806626 gene encoding uncharacterized protein LOC130806626 has protein sequence MRTNVIPPIVRDVSRSLLRKLELKVAIPLNFDVLTIFNMLDVCPSLEILHLKLSPWLYNTERQQRRSYGYCSHAALKEVKIEGINIHLMTFVPSLLQTAVALRQMIIITGTSKTKSMLTNYLQEHINNSVELIIECSDF, from the exons GTAATACCACCAATTGTAAGAGACGTAAGCAGGTCACTTCTTAGGAAGTTGGAACTAAAAGTTGCTATTCCATTGAATTTTGATGTTTTAACTATCTTTAACATGTTAGATGTTTGCCCTTCACTTGAGATATTGCATCTAAAG TTGAGTCCTTGGCTATACAACACAGAGAGACAACAACGAAGATCTTATGGGTATTGCTCTCACGCTGCGTTGAAAGAAGTCAAAATTGAAGGAATTAATATTCATTTGATGACGTTTGTACCGTCCTTGCTCCAGACAGCTGTGGCTCTCCGCCAGATGATCATCATAACAGGCACTTCAAAAACCAAAAGCATGTTGACAAACTACCTGCAGGAACATATTAATAATAGTGTAGAATTGATCATCGAATGTAGTGATTTCTAA
- the LOC130806625 gene encoding uncharacterized protein LOC130806625 yields the protein MKQVFFQNDSVYMIMEYVKEDLNCYLQCKKYIENPKGWLKQMLAAVSYLHRQKVIHRDLKPENVLVSADGILKLADFGSARERFMDEINLTPQVTTLSYRAPELLLGSEYYSSAVDIWSVGCIFAEFQTSNSLFESIDSKNQSEVTTIALIFEKLGTPTEDSWPGVSLLPNFPQKMPLYPQAAEIIPNLDPLGNDLLMKMLCCNPTNRITADLALEHPYLRGFG from the exons ATGAAGCAGGTCTTTTTTCAAAATGATTCAGTTTACATGATTATGGAATATGTTAAAGAAGATCTGAATTGCTATTTGCAATGCAAGAAGTATATTGAAAATCCAAag GGTTGGCTTAAGCAAATGTTAGCTGCTGTTTCCTATCTTCATAGGCAGAAAGTAATTCATCGGGATTTGAAGCCCGAAAATGTTTTGGTCTCTGCTGATGGTATATTGAAGTTAGCGGACTTTGGATCAGCTAGGGAAAGGTTCATGGATGAAATCAATCTTACACCGcag GTTACTACTCTTTCTTATAGAGCACCAGAGTTGCTATTGGGTTCAGAGTATTATAGCTCTGCTGTGGATATATGGTCGGTAGGTTGCATATTTGCCGAGTTTCAAACATCAAATTCACTTTTTGAAAGTATTGATTCTAAGAATCAATCAGAAGTGACTACTATTGCTTTAATTTTCGA AAAATTGGGAACTCCTACTGAAGATAGCTGGCCTGGAGTGTCCTTACTCCCTAATTTCCCACAGAAAATGCCCCTCTATCCTCAG GCTGCTGAAATCATTCCTAATCTTGATCCTTTGGGAAATGATCTCTTAATG AAAATGCTTTGCTGTAATCCAACGAACAGGATCACGGCTGACCTTGCTTTGGAGCATCCTTACCTTCGTGGTTTTGGATAG